GTTATCCTCCACAAGGTTATCCTCCTGCTGGTTATCCCCCTGCTGGTTATCCCCCTGCTGGGGGTTACCCTCCCGCAGGTTACTCTTCACAAGGCTATCATGCTCCACATGGTAttattctttcatttttatttatctttattaaatCTTTTAATCAACAAAATGATTGTAACATGGGGCTCATGGTTTAAAATGATCTTTTTGACATACTGGTGTCTTTTAAACCAATCTATATGCTGTATGATTTACATTACAAGTTCCATCAACATAAACTTGTTTAGCTAATAAACAGTTCATAAAGGAGATATGTTAACTTGGACCCGTGGTAATGGTTGTTAATGCTTTATGGCCACATTCTTGCTCTCAATTGTAGATTAATACTGTCTACACTGATGTTTTCATAATTTCAGTATGTATCATGACTGTCCTCTACTATGTTTGAAATTCGCTATCTGTTTTGTTGTGTTTGTTTAAACTCAGTTGACTTATGCATTGCGCATTTAAAAGGATTTTCCCCGCAGTTggaaattttaataatatacttGAAGGAATCTAACTTCCATGCTTTGTCATTAGGATCTCATGGGTCTAGTGGACACAGCGGTATGGGGGCAGGGGCAGGGGCATTGCTCGCAGGTGGTGCTGCTGCAGCAGCTGCTGCCTATGGGGCTCATCATTTGTCCCACAGTCACCATGGACATGGTGGATATGGTGGTGGATATGGTGGTGGATATGGACACATGCCCCACGGCAAATTCAAAAATCATGGCAAGTTCAAACATGGGAAGTTCGGCAAGCATGGGAAATTTAAGCACGGGGGGAAGTTTGGCAAGGGTATGTTCAAGAAGTGGAAATGATGATAGTTTGTGTATATGCAACCGCAATTCTAGATGCTGGTGCGGATTGCTTTTATAAATAAACTCTACTTTGTTTGATGTCCATCTATACTTTGGTGGAACTCTagtgttttttatttctttgacaTAGACAAAGATGCATCATCAATTCCTTATGAACTGCAAATAGATCCCTGGATAATATCTGCGAGCTTGCAGTTCCTTTAGCAAAGGATTGATTCATGTAGCCTGGGTTTATTTTACTGAAATGAGAATGGATTCATCAATCTTTATATGAAGAATCTTAAACAGAATATCTTGTATGTATAGTGTATATGTTGTATTGTGTACTGGTGAAAATACTTCAAGGTTGGTTCATATATAACATATAGTATTCTGGTGACTGCTGTCTGAATGGGACAAAGTCAAAAGGGTTGTATTGACACTATCTTTTCATCACCATTGTGTTCTCCTTTTCTCCATGTAGAGGTTTAGGCTTGACCCATGACGGGTTTCATCTGCGCATccaattttctatttatttttaaaataatatgacaTTTATGGTTAATGTTcattttaaagttaaatttttttatatattgagttttgtttatacttttattatttgCTTATTGTTACATATGATCTACTTTATTCTATTTCTATTTACTGTAGAGTAAGAAATGCTATCTTTTAGTATGAATGAcaacttttatatattatgttcTCCTTTTTTCATGCTTTTGTTTCAAATTACTTTCAATCAACTTTGCATCAAAGCCTCAATATACCTCAAATCAACGAAAAGCTCAAATTAATATTCCCACACTtacattttttatcaatttcCAAAACAAGTTCAAAGCTACTTTAATCCCTAAGGTTGGACATATCATTGGATTTCCACTTTCAAAACTTGTAATGAGCTGCAAAATCATCAAGAAAAATGTTAATAAGGCTCAAAATAATATACTCAAAACACTTTCAAAACTTGTAATGAGCTACAATATCatcaagaatttttttaataaagctCAAAATAATATACTATAAACACTTTCAAAGCTTGTAAAATCATCAAGAAAAATGTTAATAAGGCTCAAAACAATATACAAGTGGAATTAGTGCAAAATATGTTAATTAGGCTAAATAGTACAAATGAAAGAAGGtttaaataatatcaaaatCAATAATTCATGTCTGAACAAgtagtataaaaaaaagaatcaattcAATTTCACCACGGTATGTTCTACTAGAAAAATCTATAGCCTAATTATCATGTAAAATTTATTACACTGGGAGTGTaagaaacaaattatattttaaacctCTAATTAAAAATGGAGAAAAGTAGATTGTTCATCAAAGTTTTAAAACTTAGTGTTCATTGATAACTATGTGAAACTATGCGAAACTAAACTAGTAATACACTCCATCAAATCAAACATTGTCTTCAATGCGAGAATATACTGCAGAAAGAATATCAAAACCAAACaaataaaacaagaaaaaatcaaaacaatgcacaatttttttgttaatactTAAAACCTGCAACATGTTCAATGAAAGTTAttaaaggaaagaaaataaaaagaaaaaagcatGGCAAGTAACCCAATATGACAACTTGTCAAagtatattttctttaaatttatgcAATATTGTTTACCTTTTAAACTATTcacaattatattatatatacaattttgaattttactaacaaaaatatatattttgaaaaatacattaaaattctAGTCTATTATTACCAAATTGTTTTGGAAGTAAATATGGAAACACATTCATTGGATATGGAATTAGGGAGCTTGTAATTTGTATACAAAGTACACCACTTCAAATATAAAGAAGGTGGTTGTTGAATGTGTGATAATGAAAGTGTTCTAACATAATTAATCGCAtcgtgtgaaaaaaaaaattgacaccTATAAGTATAATAGAAACTAGATGTATGACATAATTAATCTCATCACATGTAATATATATGTCATACACATATCAGAATCATAAGTACAACTTGtatgagtttttaaaaattgtgataAATTAAAATCTAAGTGATGGCAGAGGCTCAAGCCCAAGttcaaatacaagttcaagcttaaGCTCAAGTCCAACACATAGAAGATATGGGTCAACTACAAGAGCTATGGCTAGAAGAATTCAAGAGGATTGGAatactgctactgatggcagagaaacgtTCCTCTATATATTCAAAATGCCATAAGCTTAGTGTagagtattatttattttctgtcaAAATTAGAATAGGAAATTACTGTAACTTTTCTTAGAATTTAATTTTGGCACATAAAATCAACCTAGGTTAATTTAGAGTTTctaaaacctctaaatttacctagACCAGTTTAAGCAAGGTAAAAGAGTACACAATTAACACATGCTCCATGTGTAAAATGTGCTGCAAGGCTACCTCCACATGATCCATATGAAACATGTGCTAAAAAGCTTTTCAACACATGTGCTAAAAAAGCTTTTCAACACATGTTAAATATGCTTCATGAGCTCCATGTGCCAAGATGCATTAGGCAGACATTCCAAAACTATTTCACTTGCATTTGAATTTCATTTGACCAGTTCTCCATTGCTATAAAAAGAGGAGTCTACCTCATGTAAAAAGGGAGATTAATCATAGAGTGAAATTGCTGCCAACTTTTTGTGCCAATTCTTCACTCTTGTCTACTTCCTCTCTAGGATAGGCAAGTTTAGTCTTCAACCTTCATCTTCCAAGTGAGTTGGTTGAACCACTCACCTTCATACTTTACCTACACCTCCAAGGCAACCATGATCTCCATGTGAGAGCCTTGTTCGTGAGCAATCCATGAAAGCTTCCGCAACTCCACCAAAGTTAATCAATCGGATGAAAGCATGCACCTATCAAGTGGTATTTAGAGtcatggtcttcaagagataaatGCTTTCATCTTGtttctctttttaattttgttcttcATATTGTTCCATGTTGTTCTTCCATTGTTCTTGCTTGTCTTGTTGTATTGAaccttgttttttattttgattgttgTTTGGATCAATCCAATCGGTGCAAACATGTTCAAATTGATCTTGAGCTTCTATATTGCAATTTTATGTAggattcttttgtattttggtaTACTGTTTTGATTTTGTTAGATTTTGAGTATTTCTTGATGATTCAATCGGTGCAAACTGTTTAGTTTCCGAGTCTTTTGATTTaatgaatctatacatgttatGTCAAAGTCATGTGCTTCCAAGAATTGTCATCAGatcttagtagtacttttcttgatttgATCTTGAGTCCAGTTTATAATATGAattgtttgatcctttggtgcatttttcttttagatttcAGATCATATTTGTGTGATAGGTCCATACAAATTCTTATACAATCCTTTTATCGTGTCTTTGCAAGTTCtcaaaactattttaattcCATATTAGGATTTCTGGAAAAAGTTTGCAGACTGTTTTTTATCTAAGAATTTGATACTGATgttaaaaaattgtgaaattctggatttggaaaggttaaaaaaaagagaaagaaagaagtgACTCAAAATTCGTagtagaaaaaaatgataaatcaaatgcTATTAGTGTTCAAAACTAACACTGGAAAAACAGTGTTTTGGCAATAGATTTGGAAATTTTATTGCAATTAATtggaaaatgtttttaatatgatttcaGTGCCAAAATTCAGTTAATATATTGAAATgactgtggttaaaatttcaaagtCAGATTTAGGTAATTTACCCCTCCTATAATTTCGGAAACAGCTCTACGACCCAGAGGTTAGCGACTGCAACTAGCGTTGGTACGAGGGGAGAGGGAATACTACTGGAACTGCTGCTGAGAGCGATATACTTTCCAACTGAGATGGAGAGGATGCGCTCCTACTCTCTTTCAATCGCCGATGCTAAAACAAAGAGGGCGTAGACCCTATGAAGAGGGGAGGTTGGGTCAGCAGCTAGTTTTGCCGGAAGGAATAGGAATAAACGATGCAATTCAATCTGTTGGAGGAAGGTAGAGCAATAGACGGAACAGTTCAACATAATTGTTTTAAGTCATATCTTTTGACACTTAAAATTTTGTAGTTCAATTTTGGTTTTTCTAATCCAATTCTAGTACCTTTCCCTAGGTTCACTTTGTGTGCTAGCCTTGTTGATTACCTTAGTTTTCTTGCTTGTCAATTTGTTCAATTACTCTTTCAAGTTGTCACATAATTATTCCCTTTGTTGTAGTCCAATTCCAAATTGAAATCTTTTTGTTGCTTTGAAATTTGTTGACCTTTATCTTTGGTGGAAGTTTTCAAAAGTGGTGCTTGGTTAAGTTTGGAGCTAACCTCTATGGTGAGTCCATTATTACTTAGTAGGTGTTGTTTTGAAGACTTAACTTGAATACACTTGGGAGGTTGAACAAGAGTGCAACAACTAGTGAGTTTACAAAATACACAAAGAGTGGGTGCCAATAGCAAGAGTAACAACAAGAAGTACCAACAAGCAAAAGAAGTGCATAGAATAGgatttctaaattttcttttgtaatccaatttccattgtatttcttttgagTTGTAAGTTGTTAAACATTCAATAATTAGTGGAATTAATCATGCCAATTAGACGGTCAATGTGTCTTTGAGGTTCTAAGTGCTAAAAAGCCTCACCATTAGGAATTCGActagtttaaagctttctaGTTATAGTTAATCTTCAATTTTTGATTAATTGCGCATTAGACAGTGATTGTGTCTTCAAGGTTCAAAGTGCCAAGAAGCCTTACCTTAGGAAACGCCTAGTTTACAAGCTTTCTTAGATAGCAATTTTCTAGTAAGTATTTTATAGTTTTGCAttgtttttcttgcataaaattggGTATTCATTCTTGATTGTGCTCTAAGTGAATTACTTAGAAAAAAGTTTGTGAAAGTCTTGAACGATAGAATCTGGCTAGGAAAGGTTTGGTACTTAAGTGATCCAAGTGATTCACCTCCCTTTCCTGGGAATCTACCTACATTACTACATTTATCTTTCTTGTGGTAAATTACTTTTAACACAACTTTAATCATGTCAGCTCATTCTTCCAATTCAAGTGAAAGTGATAGAAAGTCAATTAAAGCTATTTTAAAACAACTATCAAGAGGCTTTCAATCACTCTCATATAGACAACTAGAACATAAGGCCCAACTCAAAGAGAGGGATgctatcaaccaccccctaggagaactagaagagaaagaaaagaaaacgaAAGTGTtaaggaggttagggtagatctaccttATTTCCATGGGAAAAATAATGTATAAGCTTATCTaaattgggaaatgaaggtagaacaattgtttgcttgccatagggtaagtgaggaaagaaaggtacccttagccaccctaagctttcaaggaaatgctatgtattggtggactgcCTTTGAAAGAGACAGGCGCCTTCATAAGGatcctcccatagaatattggaatgaccttaggggagccttaagaCGCCGACATATACATTCATATtataatagggagttaatggacaagctccaaagactccaacagaAATCTATGAGTGTGGAGGAGTATAGGCAAACTATGAGTGTGGAGGAGTATAGGCAGAAGATGGAATTATATAAGATGGGAGCTTTCATTAGGGAATATgaaaccaccaccatagctagattCTTGAGTGGACTCTTTCTTGAGATTAGAGATAGGGTTTTTACTGTATACTAATATATCCACCCCCACGTGCTTCCCTCCCAACTTGCCTCCATTCCCTCACCTTTGTCAATAGCCTTTGCAACATCTTCGTCTTTTCCCTTTCCCACCTTAGGAACCTCACCCTCTTCAACTTCACCATCAAAGCCTTTGCTCCCTACGTTCTCCTCTCTCACATCTCCAACCTTCAAACTCTCACCATTTCACATGCCCACCTTGTCGGCTTTTTCCCTAAACACATCCACTCTCCCAACCTCACCTACATCGATCTTTCTTCCATCAATCTCTGAGTAAACGTaccctcctccatcaccatgTTGGACGTCTTCTAAGTTTTTATCCTTTCTTATAATGAACTCAAGGGTGAGATACCCTTTTCCATTGGGGACCACATTTTTCTGAAAAACTTCTCCTTAAATTCTAACTCCTTCTCAGGCTTTGTTCCTGACTCCTTGTTTTTCATACCCGGTTTGGTTCACTATGATAAGTTTGAAAGATCTGTGTCTCCTCCATTGTCCAAGCATTCTTCTGCGGATGACAACAACAATGATGGAAATTATGATGAGGGTGATTATGATGATGGTGGTGCCATTGCACTTTCTGCCATGTGTACAACAAATCAGAGTCCACATTTACAGTTGTATATGACACATCAGAAACACTTAATGTTGTCAATCCAAAGTTAATAGGAAGGACCAActtaaagtatattttaaaaaatgataagaccaaattgatttttttaataaccatAATAGTAAATTGAATACTGACCTCTAAATGTTAGGACAAAAAAGAtaattatacttatatatatatttatatttttgataCGTTCCATATAATCTTACATCGcttaaaaattaagattaaaaataagattGTGATGAAATTCCGATCTCTATAATATCTCAAATACAATAATATTCACTTTATGATAACATCTCAATAAACTTgaaattgatatatatatatataatgagttTACGTATGTTATTCAATGAATCTAACAAGATAAACTAgtataatttcaatttatttatttaacaaattcaattttgaCTAAAGTTTGAAGTATTAACTATTAAATCAATCTCAAAATTAATCATTGAATCGAATATCAAATTAGTTTGGAGTCAATGTGGTCAATATTAAGTTTAACagtgatatataaaaaaatcaaggagataatataatataatttataccattaaataaaaataaacatttgataGTTTTTGTAGAGTTATCTTTAgttaaatattatcttttattaaatGTACTAGTACGACCGGACGACTCACTGAGTTGGCCAACACTCGGATCGAATCACCGCCTAAGCCATCGCGAGAAGGTCACGTGATGACACGTGACCGACCGACCCTTAACGTTGAGTCAGGGGTTGGTCAAGTCAGCAAAGTTAATCTGTGGTTAATGGTTGTTTACCGCAACCCTAAACACGAATCAATTCCCTAATCCGACCCACcaatgaaggcccattaaggtaatataaatagcacgcattccaaggaTAAATGTACGTCATTATCTATAGTACTCTGACATTTGAGTGTTAACACCccgactgacttgagcgttggagtgccttctgcaAGTACCATCCCCGCCTGTGGAGCCAGACGACCGAGAGGAGGAAGGTGTACCATAACTTGGAGTATTGTAGACCAACCGAAAGTGGAAGTTGAGAACCCGTTcaagaacaattggcgcccaccgtggggccgagagaAGAGTGTGAAGAAACAACAGTAGATGGTATCGACCCACAGTATGGCAAGTGAGAGGATGTCCGAAGCAAATCAAGCAGCAATGATGTTGGCTCTTCAGAGGGAATTGACAGAGATGAAGAAGGCCCATGAAGAGGCAACCAGGAAGAATGAAGAAGGGATCTAGAACCTCTGAGAGGAGAACAAAGAGATGAAGAAGTTGGTGGATGGGGGACCGTCCCTTGTTCCAACCAACCAAGTTGGCAGGTCCTTTGCCACAGCTGTCGGCCTCCAGACCGAGAGGGAGTCGAAGAACAAGAACCTCACCTTGGAGATGGATGGTGAGTCCCACCCTAATAAAACAGTGAACACAACCTGTACTGTCGCGACTGACCGTCGTCACCCTTTCACTATTTTTGCACGAACACTTCCCTACCGGACAAGT
The sequence above is a segment of the Phaseolus vulgaris cultivar G19833 chromosome 2, P. vulgaris v2.0, whole genome shotgun sequence genome. Coding sequences within it:
- the LOC137811089 gene encoding glycine-rich protein A3-like; translation: MGGGKDKHGEEEKGMFSNLAHGVASAYGHGGYPPQGGYPPGSYPPPGGYPSGHGYPPQGGYPPQGGYPPQGGYPPQGYPPAGYPPAGYPPAGGYPPAGYSSQGYHAPHGSHGSSGHSGMGAGAGALLAGGAAAAAAAYGAHHLSHSHHGHGGYGGGYGGGYGHMPHGKFKNHGKFKHGKFGKHGKFKHGGKFGKGMFKKWK